Sequence from the Dysidea avara chromosome 5, odDysAvar1.4, whole genome shotgun sequence genome:
TAGGCATAAGAAAACatagcaattaaaacaaaactttgaatgcccatatctcgcaaatggctggtgcaaaatttgctgtgtggcctaccctacctggcagacaactataatgcaaaaatggtgtgcttggagaaggggccatggagctatgcacatgtgaaaaaagctgttttctttcttcctgtcaatatactcacggtgtgatgCGCTtactttcttggccgcacgacacactaccgacTGTCTTGATACACCCTtagccctcgggcctgcagctCTCGGGCTTCCCGATGTATTCATCAGCAAAATCCTtcacagccgtggtataactattgcataaatgctttgttctttgtgaaggaagggactaacagtAAAACCCTGGAGTTTCAAAACCTTTATTTCATTGCATGGGAACAAAACTTAagggtgtttgtttatgttgcataGAAGAGATAGTACACATCAATCTTACTTCCCTAGTTTTGTCCttttctgtggtaaagaaaggTGACACAAGAAACAACTTACCTAGCAATGGATTCTCCTATTTatggcaaacatgatggtgTACGTCTCAACACCGTACATCGTTGCAttcgtaagttacaactgttttagaaagtagctgtagtttattttgCCTATACATGctatacaaattgatctttctgttgttgctaatTTGTAGGGCTGTAATCCAAAAATTCAGGCTAAAGAGCATACACTCAGCTGTGTAGATTAAATATTTAACAATATAGAATTCAAAGAACGCATGTTGATTATGTTGGGTTTTGCAGGTCTGGTCACAAATACGCATGTACTTAACAATTTGACCAGGCATCAATTGTTTAGCAGCAATGAAAAAACCTGGGTGTTATTatgtgattgattgattgattttttatTTAAGCTCAAATattcggcatagccgttcttccatacaAGAGCGTACAAACAACAAATACAGAAAACAatttacaactacaataaacacacaggtacaatacaataatttacaactacaataaacacACAGGTACAAAAGCAATAAGcaataagtaaacaaaaaaaatacacatacaaattacacaacattacacaaTAGTAAATTATACACTGAGGAAAGAAAAGTGGAGGACAGAGCAACTTCATCAGGCAGATCATTCCACCAGTGCACAGCAGAATGTCTAAACAGTTTCTTAGTAGAGGATAGTCTACTAAATGCTGGCTGAATAAGTTTCTGAGAAGATCTAGTGTGATAATTATGATTAGTTCCAAATACTACTGGAGGATCCAGCATAGTACCATCACCCATATAAATCTTGTGTAAGGCACACAAGCAGTGGTACTTAATTAAAGATGAAACTGACAGCCAGTTAAAATTGGCACGATGTTCTGACACATGGTCAAATTTGTGCAAAGAAGCAGTAATACGCACACCCCAATTATGCAAACGTTGTAAGCGATGAGTGTTTGACTGAGACAACAAAGGACCCCAGACCAGTAAAGCATAAATCAGGCGAGGATAGCACAAGGGAATCAACTAACATCTTAATGACTTCAGTTGGTAAAGTCTTCCTATGGGAGTTAAtccaaaataaataaaaagataTCGTCTTACAAATAGCAGCTACATGAGTTGACCAATCCAGTTTATTATCAAATGTTATTCCCAGATACTTTTGAGAGGTGACTGTGGACAAGGGAACATCATCAATCTTAACTTATTatgttgtttttttacattcACAAGCCCATCATTCATGCAGTGATGATTACTTTTGTTGCTGATGACAACAGTATTAGCTGTTCTCCTTCACTGTGTGATCAAATGATAAATCTGTGCAATGCTTAGATGAACAAACTAACCTCGTAGTccatatatattttatagttataacacacttacaagggatatgactaaaatatacgcaCAATCCATGAGAGCGCGCAGCACTCGAGTGAGAGTGTgcatatttagtcatatcccgagcaatcgtgttataactgttatattctacaccccagtagatgaaacgattatagcaatttatagtgaaacagtaccTGCTGGAGGACAAAATCAGTAAAAATTCTTCAGAAATTTTAGACACTTAGCGGTGCCACGCCTACCTAGTCGcaattagtgagttatccacgaaggagacCAGAGCTCATCGAAAATCGTTCCAGTAgctgaggtgaataattgttggttgatttaggcacttattattagagacttgtttactgtttagataaggatttcgttTATGTGTTAAGTTACACCATATAcagtaagcgtagccacaaagcgtagtatatcagttatataccacagtttgccacAGCGCAgcacttttgatctcaaccacaggtgcgGGCCCTCATACTCGTGCGtatattttgtcatatcccttgtaACTGTGCTATAACTATATAGTCATAACATGCTtacaagggatatgacaaaaatatacacacgagcGCCCGCAGGgagcgagtgtgtatattttgtcatatcccaagtaatcatgttataactgttatataccacacctgtggttgagatcaaaagtgccgcgttgtggtatataactggtatataactgatataccacagtttggtatataagtgatatccactttgtggctacgcttaccatatatggtgtaactttaCACATTCcatgaaatccttatctaaatggtaaacaagtcaccaataacaagcacctaaatcaaccaaaaattattcacctgagcaattttcaatgaactcttgtctccttcactgaCTCCTGTCTCCTTCAATAATCATGAGTAAATGGgtgtaaaacgtctgatccatcaaggatttcaAGTATCTAATACTGACAAGCGCCTAGAATCATTCACCTGAGCAATGAGgattttcgatgaactcttgtctccttcactaatcgTGAGTAGATGGGCGTGGCACTGCGAAAGAAtctaaaacgtctgatccatcaaggatggCTACTCATTTTGATCTTCAACAGATGCTGTTTTACTATAACTTGCTATCTATAAtcatttcatctactggggtgtagaatatatatatatatcatacactTGAAATTCAGTttatatatatagtatgcaATCATAAAGGTATTTTTCTTAATATACAATTTGCAAGGGTATATGAAAGTTTGCAGTTGATTAGTGCTACAATTGCTATATTCTTATATTACATGTGTGTATAATAACGATAGGCATAAATATTAATCACTAAATTTATTCAACCTGTACAAAAGGCAGTTACCACTGCTAGTCTGTAAATAataaagtacatgtatacacaacTGCATACTGTTTATATACCTGATATACGAAGTGTTAATGGTCCACTGGTATAGTCAACACCACCAatggttacagtacaagtgatggtaccagcatcctCTGCAAGTAGATTATTACcagttacattttgtgttgtctgaccaATAGGAAAACATGTTGGAGTAGTATGAGCATTGTTGGTAAAACATCCTGTGGTGTCCCACTGTGTTCTGGTTACTGGAAATATTGTTGATCCACCGTCACTTGATGTTaccatacatgtcagagtgacactactcaatatgggatagtcaaatgtgttagCAGAGccactaactggtgtaccagctggattACTGACTATGGTGACTTCTGGAATTAGAAAGAGTAAAGTATGTATAAAAAACTATGTATCATACTACCTTTCACTTTAAAACAAATTCCAGTGTACACATCTAATGTACACTCAATAGCTGCATAATAAAATACACATTAGGTTGCAAAGAATCATACCAttcggtagtactgtatggtagggatcaTTAATTTATCCAAAAATATCACACAAAATCAGTCTTTTTTCCCTTCACACCAGCTTGGCAGTAATCGTTAGAAATAATCAAAATGCCTTTAGAGTTACCTGAACCACTTTCAAAAGTTTTCATGAAATTAGGACTGACGGATTGCCTGATTGACTAACCAACAGATCAAGCATAACTTGACCATGGTTAAGGCTACTGGTTTGATTTCTTAATGTTTACTTTGCCCTgaaatgtgcctttttgccaacagcagcagctacatgcatgcattatggtgtcctcctttgtgtgtcCCATTTCATTCTGTGTCATAATAGTGCATCGTGGCTTCTATTGAAATTGTCTGCAATTTCTGTAGTCAGTGCATTAATTGCAGAAGTACTTCTTGTACTATTCTTCATTAGTAACACTACATATAATATAATGGGTGAAGCAAAACTGAAAACACCACAAAATGGCCATGTCACATATCGGTAATTGACAGTCAGGTGCACATTTAGTTATGCAGTTAatttctggcaccattctttcctttgttgCAGTAtgtactggttcaccagtaCCACATTGTGTTATTATAAAAGTAAAGTTAAATCTTTGAGATTTaagtaaggatcatagaaataaaggTAGTGAAGATTATTTATagttgcagctatactagtggacatttaatttctagttcatggatttttttctcctttctccaccttttcaaacaccctttatgtaacaactccaaacaggctgtaggaccgggCGTCCTagagaccttcagcacttgtgctggaaagccttaataaataaatcaagaAGAACATCATTGAAATAACATAGTTGGATCTATGAATTAAGGTTGGTTACTCCaagacaaacacacagacaaacaatGCTATAGGCTTGTCCTACATACCTATCAAAATGCCACATACTTTCCCACTTTCTAATAATCCACATATGCTATACATGCAAGGAAAGTAAAAACTGTGACCAATAAGTTCTAAAAGTGTGTACAACAGTGTATGTTTGATAAAGAAAAATCTATGTCACCAGTGGAATTTGGACTTGCAAATTAACCACAGCTGTTTATCGGTTGACCAGTTTTGTCTTGTGGTTTATAATGGACTTGAGTTTTTTCAATACTTAATACCTTGCACTGTAGAGCTATTATAAGTAAAAGCAAGTGGAAGCTTCTGGGATTATGAGCATTTCATTTTAAGTATGGATTGTGTCAATACATGCAGAGACCAGTAAGTTAGTACCTAGTGATGAACAGCCAATAACACAAACAGTATTTCAGCTTTGTGTTGTGCtagtactagcattggtaccttcCCTATGTGCAGCACAATTTTAAGATTccacattaaccacaataacataAATGGAACCAAGTATTAGACGTTAGTGCTATTCATGTCCTAAATCTATGTAACACACATGGTGTGTCACTCTCAAAGTACACGAGTTTTATTTATTCCATCCTACAAGTATTCTAGAGAACATGCTGAAAATGAGTATGCATCTACCAAGGTCCCATAAGCATTTTGTGGTGCATACGAACTCATgaatatacgtatgtatgtatatgcttGCAAACTTACCAACAACAGTAACAGTGATGGTCTcactatcacttccaataggattagtcacagtacatgtatatgttccaCTATCACTTGTAGTAACACTATTTATGGTATAGTCAGATTGGAACACTGCCATACTATCAGTATGAGACACTGTAGTAACACTAGGAGATGGTGATATTGGAGTGCCATCCTTCCTCCAtgtgaatgtgtctgggggagaacTTCGTGAGGTACAGGACAATGTGAGGGGAGAACCAACAACAACTGTTACAGTAGAGGATGATGGAGGGTCTATCATTGGAGCAGCTGTGTAGAGAGATAACAATGAGGTGATGGGATACATATTATCAAGTGACTCACTTCTTCCACTAAAGTACACACCCACCCTCATGGTCTGTTGCACCATTGAACTGTTCATCATGATACATGAGTAAACACCTTCTTCAGTAGTAGTGAATGTTCCACACAGATATAAGTTGATTACTCCTGGATAGTTCCTACCATTTGCTCCACGTACTTCAAATACACGATCATCACAAAGGTCTTCATCAGGCACATATAACTGATTGCTATTAAAGAACCATCCACCCAGTTCAGTATTTCTGTCACTACCAGAAGTTCCCAGTCCAGAAGCACAACGAAGAGTCACATTAAATGGATCATGTGTAAAAGGTTGAGTAACAAATGAGTAGTCAGTAATTTGATTACTACTAACTAAATCTGTACTAATATCAGATGCTCCAGTCATTGCAATACCTAATATATTGGTATCAATTACAATGATGAAATGCAATATAATCTGCTATGTCCCATCAACTATCAACATGCGACACTTACTTTTGTGAATACCTGTTCCTTGTTAGTATAACAGTGTAGACCCCAaaatttagcaaaattgtgtgttttttcataaaaccatgaaactttccacatataTTGTTCTCCTTATGTCATGTACTTTTTGATAGTGTattaatttaataatgaagtagggatctatgtaataaaatgtagtgaaacaagagataaatgatgatattacagcatagcttggtgggaaaatccctacattggtatgttataacactagacatattaaaaatttaaaataagaaatagggatcactgaaaaagccacgaaacaagaagggatcggtggggtggtaatgtaaaccacaaatccctctttatagtcaaaatagggatttgtggtttacattaccaccccagcgatcccttcttgtttcgtgacttttttcagcgatccctatttcttatttaaaatttttaatatgtctagtttgtgtacttttttccaaatccatttatggatcaTACATTAATCGGCACATTAGTGTATAAGTAAGTTAACAGAGATTCCTCAGTTTAAAAGGTTAACTCAATAACTAGATATCTTAAAGCAATATTACTTTTGTattcaaaatagggatttgtggtttacattaccatcccagcgaaatttttaatatgtctagtttgtgtactttattccaaatccatttacggattataagttaattgacacattagtgtagtaagctaacagagattccttggtttaaaaggctaactcattagatatgttaatgcaatattataaaGTAATCTATGataagactgtattttcatcctgatttgtACACACAtaaaatataaggcaggatacattaattcctagtctatactcagtgtcatcgtcacacttggtgccatagctgaaaacacactgctatatgagctacATGTACCTACCTGTCAGacgaattactgattgtgcacctatcatacaggagacagtgttaatgacagcacaggagacttgaagaacaagatgtcttaggtgtacaagaatgaaactctgatacaagttataagaatggtaactgttagtgttataattcctgtagagtccaattttttttcaaaaattattcacgtgatataacgatgcatacatcaagcacgtGCATTATAGGTGTaaagttgtctagcagaataggtagtgaagagatagctatacattgtagctgtagtgctattattatagcgatgacgctttacaacacctttgCATAAATGTACGTATGAACAGggctgaatacagcagcaaccgtgtgagttggtattaatcaagctaaataggagatggctaggcttggccgaaaagtcttcctatgGCGGTGTctgtatgtacaaatcacaatgtcactactAATGGCCAGTGGCCAGTGGggtagccagtcttacatgattaccagggatttggcagtcattacccatgcatgcaggagaactttaaactggcatattgagttccaattgccaggacttagactgggctctagccctggaaagcctaggtgtagcctgctagcaacagtgtgtcacaaagtggaacaccataggtatagtcagcaaagtctggttagcatgtggtcatagctaaatgtttgcaattgtcaatgtcactagctgatcggagAATGTGCTAGAAtaagtatacagtagctagttacagtgacataagcacagtagcacacaatcctcccatataagactgtcaggcttcacactctgtaagttgtttatgacatggataccatatgggagggttgttgatgatatgtggttagaccacaaaatatttttaaatggtagggttgtaataaacaccccacccaacctttcTTGCTTGTGAAAAGCAGCTatgatatcagcgctaccatttatcttccacctataatggacaaacaaagcactcactgtgatggctaggaagaataaactggatgccTTACACACATGCTTGAACGGCTTCTCGTAGCAAAGACAGGCAGCTCACTAGAGATcctattatggcgatcttgtaaggtaaaagagtgctgcacaacttcaatctgccatctattaacgttataaagactatagtcgaacaatacgcatccctgagcacacaagatcccgtaattttgttcttctatggCTTCTACCGTACACGGAACAGTAGGCAATGGCaaagaagaacttagaaatttatcgaggtaGAGGCTGGTTAGAGATCTGTGGAGtaagggttaattaatgggtcatggacacacggaaggactcagtgagtaaggctgtgtagtttttattgcaaaaaaaaggaagccttgggctgtacacgagtgaaacaaaataataagaataataattatacaaccaagtactaagaataatacaaaatgtggttaaaattacataataaataataatgaatgaatgaataaataaataataaataatgtttgagaaaactacgaggcctagagacatgaactaagtggggatagattcgcctgtgaatgaaggcataaccgtataataagtacacctgtttgtgctgatgactttactgtatgtgtaattctatataacgtccagcaccacacccttgcttaattacagattgcatgaaggagaagattatTAAACATCCGCGGAGTGAtagcaggagagccagaggccactttacatgtaaacaacaacattacaagtaagtttaatTGTTTGTAACCgtttattttgtatgcaggatatgcgctcagTAAACAACTcgtgaacaacaaggtaatgagtaatgtaatacttgtagttgtattatacatcttcatccttcatctggcttgctagcggctggaattattttccacctggCTTATTAcgctactgtgagtctgtacagtaataaacaagaagatgtattgctgcatatacaacaatgtgtaactatctcctgtatgttgtgcatgactgtatacataatattatagactgatcactgtgccaactagtgccaatgccacaccgctgatatactggcacatcaccagtggcctctagttacaacagagtctgttgtgccatattggcttgattgggatcatttgCTAATTAAGCCatcaccatgtcccttgttctgcatagcctcacttcactgctgagtcattttcagagacacgtcacacctacaatataacctttcaatatagctaacttagcttggtttttgtgtcagttgtgttttagtattgtggttttctgatgccagttaaactcccttgactgtgtacgtatgcatatgtatcatttcctgtgcatcttttctacatgatctacacacactgtgttggccatgcaatgtttgtacatgccccattagtaggttgtcctgttggtgattgtacttagtTGTACTTTCCCAGGGCCTAGttgtacaaccaagtactaagaataatac
This genomic interval carries:
- the LOC136256569 gene encoding mucin-3A-like; amino-acid sequence: MVDSCSKFAVYSRVDGQTYTVTIVSNPAGTPVSGSNTFDYPILSSVTLTCMVTPSDGSTFTVTNYQWDTTGCFTNDRHNTPTCFPTGQTTQSVTDNNLLAEDAGTITCTVTIGVVDYTSGPLTLRISGIAMTGASDISTDLVSSNQITDYSFVTQPFTHDPFNVTLRCASGLGTSGSDRNTELGGWFFNSNQLYVPDEDLCDDRVFEVRGANGRNYPGVINLYLCGTFTTTEEGVYSCIMMNSSMVQQTMRVGVYFSGRTAPMIDPPSSSTVTVVVGSPLTLSCTSRSSPPDTFTWRKDGTPISPSPSVTTVSHTDSMAVFQSDYTINSVTTSDSGTYTCTVTNPIGSDSETITVTVVDLGHE